The Synechococcus sp. MU1643 genome contains a region encoding:
- the petG gene encoding cytochrome b6-f complex subunit V produces MIEPLLCGIVLGLIPVTLMGLFVAAWNQYRRGGSALGG; encoded by the coding sequence ATGATCGAACCTCTGCTCTGCGGCATCGTTCTTGGTCTGATCCCCGTCACACTGATGGGTCTGTTTGTTGCGGCATGGAACCAGTACCGCCGTGGTGGCAGCGCTCTGGGGGGCTGA